In Phaeobacter gallaeciensis DSM 26640, a genomic segment contains:
- a CDS encoding IS5 family transposase — translation MTSNLFWLTDEQMARLQPYFPKRHGKPRVDDRRVLSGIIFINRNGLRWSDVPREYGSPKTLYNRWKRWSDMGVFARIMTGFAAEGTDHKTLMVDVTYLKAHRTASSLRLKKGGHGRLIGRSKGGMNTKLHAVTDGLGRPIRFFISAGQVSDYMGARALVNSLPSADWLLSDRGYDADWFREALTDKGIKPCIPGRKSRDKPVRYDKRRYEPRNRIEIMFGRLKGGRRVATRYDRCPKVFLSAIALAATVLFWL, via the coding sequence ATCACGAGCAATCTATTCTGGCTGACTGACGAACAGATGGCGCGCCTTCAGCCTTACTTTCCGAAGAGACATGGCAAGCCGAGAGTTGATGATCGACGTGTTTTGAGCGGAATTATCTTCATTAATCGCAATGGGTTGCGTTGGTCTGATGTGCCTCGCGAATATGGATCACCAAAAACCCTCTACAACCGATGGAAGCGGTGGAGCGATATGGGTGTGTTCGCTCGGATCATGACCGGGTTCGCTGCGGAGGGAACCGATCACAAGACCCTCATGGTCGACGTAACCTACCTCAAAGCGCACCGCACGGCCTCCAGCCTGCGGTTGAAAAAGGGGGGGCATGGCAGGCTGATCGGACGCAGCAAGGGGGGCATGAATACGAAGTTGCATGCCGTTACCGATGGTCTCGGACGCCCGATACGCTTCTTCATATCCGCAGGGCAGGTCAGCGATTACATGGGGGCCAGAGCTTTGGTGAATAGCCTTCCATCGGCTGATTGGCTACTGAGTGATCGCGGCTATGATGCCGATTGGTTCCGCGAAGCCCTTACAGACAAGGGAATAAAACCCTGTATTCCGGGTCGAAAATCGCGCGACAAACCTGTCCGATACGACAAGCGCCGCTACGAACCCCGTAACAGGATCGAGATTATGTTCGGACGCCTGAAGGGCGGGCGCCGTGTAGCCACTCGCTATGACAGGTGCCCGAAGGTCTTCCTCTCGGCCATCGCTCTCGCAGCTACCGTCCTGTTCTGGCTGTAA
- a CDS encoding flavin monoamine oxidase family protein, whose amino-acid sequence MKLGIASFLAVLASQSSAQNLNGRTVIVIGAGIAGLAAGQALRKSGATVIVFEAGEYVGGRIRTDMSLGAPFEYGAGWIHGPSEDNPIQKLAEHVGGPSFVTNDDNLEVFGSDGKPLAEAEYAYMDETYEHLLRELNMLVLRRDKRSVAKAIADIKLEVLGNPLGQLLLSTFIEFDIGAGIEDISAANAFADKAFDGDDAILLNGYETILAPLTEGLDIHLNTPVNQISYDANGVTVGDLRADYAICTAPLGVLKAKTIQFDPPLPGKLQTAISELGFGSVTKIAMKFKTAFWDKGIQYFGISTEPKGRWNYWLNYRTFSDQNILLGLSFGRYAPIADQMDPSEMTEDALDVLRSVWGDTIGTPEAVLTTHWSEYPNFRGAYSYPQVGGSPDQFEIFAEPIEDRLFFAGEHTIFDYHSTTHGALMSGLRTANAITRR is encoded by the coding sequence TTGAAACTCGGGATTGCCAGTTTTCTGGCAGTACTGGCATCTCAATCATCCGCCCAAAACCTAAACGGCAGAACGGTGATTGTTATCGGTGCCGGTATTGCCGGACTGGCCGCCGGGCAAGCGCTGCGCAAGAGCGGGGCAACTGTCATTGTATTTGAGGCGGGTGAGTATGTCGGCGGACGCATCCGAACAGACATGTCGTTGGGAGCACCATTTGAATATGGGGCGGGCTGGATACATGGCCCGAGCGAGGATAACCCAATCCAGAAATTGGCAGAGCACGTCGGCGGACCAAGTTTTGTTACCAATGATGATAACCTCGAAGTTTTTGGCTCGGATGGCAAACCTCTGGCTGAAGCAGAGTATGCGTATATGGATGAGACCTACGAGCACCTTTTGCGCGAGCTTAATATGCTTGTTTTGAGGAGGGATAAACGGAGCGTTGCAAAGGCAATTGCAGATATTAAGCTCGAAGTTTTGGGTAATCCGCTTGGTCAACTGCTGCTTTCAACATTCATAGAGTTCGACATCGGAGCTGGTATCGAAGACATCTCAGCCGCAAATGCCTTCGCAGATAAAGCGTTCGATGGTGATGACGCGATATTATTGAACGGATACGAGACGATCCTTGCTCCTCTAACCGAGGGATTGGACATTCACCTTAACACGCCGGTTAATCAGATCAGCTACGATGCAAATGGCGTAACGGTTGGCGACCTGCGGGCAGACTACGCCATTTGCACCGCGCCTTTGGGTGTTTTGAAAGCAAAAACTATCCAGTTCGATCCGCCTTTACCTGGTAAACTGCAAACGGCAATTTCCGAGCTTGGCTTTGGGTCTGTAACCAAGATCGCTATGAAGTTCAAAACCGCATTTTGGGATAAGGGTATCCAGTATTTTGGGATTAGCACAGAGCCAAAAGGGCGCTGGAACTACTGGCTCAACTACCGCACATTCAGCGATCAGAACATCCTGCTTGGCCTTTCATTTGGTCGTTATGCACCCATTGCAGATCAAATGGATCCATCCGAAATGACCGAAGACGCGCTGGACGTTTTGCGATCTGTTTGGGGGGATACTATTGGCACGCCCGAAGCTGTGTTGACTACACACTGGTCTGAATATCCGAATTTCAGAGGTGCGTATTCGTATCCCCAGGTGGGCGGCTCGCCAGATCAGTTCGAGATTTTCGCAGAGCCAATCGAAGACCGTCTTTTTTTTGCAGGTGAACATACAATTTTTGACTATCACAGTACGACCCACGGTGCTCTTATGTCCGGCCTGCGCACTGCGAATGCGATAACCAGGAGGTAA
- a CDS encoding GNAT family N-acetyltransferase translates to MGNLPDILTDGDLRLRPMSADDLTLVTAHFNDKRVTRWLAAVAQPFGPEAAHELLAHGMHSGENLRVIEYHGRLVGGLCIGASLWYWLAPEFWRQGLMRRALELVITARFTSTAPPLIATAHAENTASRELLTGLGFSISPAPRRMFFHGTETSEPCRDYVMAPEQWHLLHPLTFRAGDLSFRPARQQDTPVLAQMLTAAGPVPWPEREALPGFIEEHRYRGAGQGLFVMSDSNRRSVGMALLTVADPQLCFLSEGEDNRYRVQVMDDLARTFATRS, encoded by the coding sequence ATGGGGAATCTTCCTGACATTCTGACCGATGGCGACCTCCGTCTACGCCCGATGTCTGCGGACGACCTGACGCTTGTCACAGCGCATTTCAACGATAAACGCGTCACACGCTGGCTTGCAGCCGTGGCGCAGCCTTTCGGGCCCGAGGCAGCGCACGAGCTTCTGGCACATGGAATGCATTCCGGTGAAAACCTACGTGTCATAGAATATCATGGCAGACTGGTGGGAGGTCTCTGCATCGGAGCGTCGCTCTGGTACTGGCTCGCACCGGAATTTTGGCGCCAGGGCTTAATGCGTCGAGCGCTGGAACTGGTTATCACAGCCCGCTTTACCAGCACAGCTCCGCCCCTGATCGCCACCGCCCATGCAGAAAACACCGCATCGCGTGAACTGCTGACTGGCCTGGGGTTTTCAATTTCCCCCGCACCACGACGCATGTTCTTTCACGGCACCGAAACATCCGAGCCTTGCCGCGACTACGTGATGGCGCCCGAGCAATGGCACCTGTTACATCCGCTGACATTCAGAGCAGGCGACCTGTCGTTTCGCCCGGCCCGGCAGCAGGACACTCCAGTCCTTGCGCAGATGCTAACGGCCGCCGGACCCGTCCCTTGGCCCGAGAGAGAAGCCCTCCCCGGTTTCATAGAAGAGCACCGCTACCGTGGCGCAGGACAGGGGCTTTTTGTGATGTCCGATAGCAACCGCCGCAGCGTCGGAATGGCTCTTCTTACAGTGGCTGACCCACAGCTGTGCTTTTTGTCGGAAGGAGAAGACAACCGTTACCGGGTGCAGGTCATGGACGATCTAGCCCGTACCTTTGCCACGCGGTCTTAA
- a CDS encoding WD40 repeat domain-containing protein, with the protein MTQHKPPQAMTLFDLIARTWDVKTEVRALLFNAKGSSLAAQLANGQLAFVSVHDAESPDSRVRVEADTGRSSIRPRSKPLPPPVLSETSMARTDVSLCRLEEQGFAFSHSETGGLWRATARGQTLAMTAAGSDTVTALATLSRSGQLAVAHETHVALAAASGGAEIADVSLDHSVARIAVSDDESLLACWGAGQVSIVRTKDLSCQAQIACDGKLLSLEWSPCQRWLVAGCEDKAVLLVDVSAGTADRIVDFPASVLSAQFSDKAKAVVASGAFRVVGWSLPDLPFGDHTGEPIETGKPGLTIVDRIAVHPKRDLCAVSYGTGLVMLSRIGHPDEMLVREGTGSAVTALAWSDDGTHLGIGGEDGSLSIATFPKNMFK; encoded by the coding sequence ATGACACAGCACAAGCCACCGCAGGCGATGACACTTTTTGACCTGATTGCCCGCACATGGGATGTTAAAACCGAGGTGCGTGCCCTTCTATTCAATGCCAAGGGGAGCTCTCTGGCTGCGCAACTGGCGAATGGTCAACTGGCGTTTGTCTCGGTGCATGACGCCGAGAGCCCGGACAGTCGGGTCAGGGTTGAGGCGGATACGGGGCGGTCGAGCATTCGACCTAGGTCCAAGCCGTTACCACCGCCGGTTTTGAGCGAGACATCCATGGCGCGTACCGATGTGTCGCTTTGCCGGTTGGAGGAGCAGGGGTTTGCCTTTTCCCATTCCGAGACGGGAGGGCTTTGGCGTGCAACTGCGCGAGGCCAGACTCTAGCAATGACTGCGGCGGGGTCGGATACGGTCACAGCGCTCGCGACGCTTTCGCGCTCTGGTCAGTTGGCTGTTGCGCATGAGACGCATGTGGCCCTTGCAGCGGCAAGCGGCGGGGCCGAGATAGCGGATGTTTCGCTGGATCACAGTGTAGCCCGTATTGCAGTGTCTGATGATGAATCCCTGTTGGCCTGCTGGGGCGCAGGTCAAGTGAGCATCGTCCGCACCAAAGACTTGTCCTGCCAGGCTCAGATTGCTTGCGATGGTAAGCTGCTCAGCCTCGAATGGTCGCCGTGCCAGCGCTGGCTGGTGGCGGGCTGCGAAGACAAGGCAGTATTGTTGGTCGATGTGTCGGCGGGGACAGCCGACCGGATCGTCGATTTTCCGGCTTCCGTCCTGTCTGCGCAGTTCAGCGACAAGGCTAAGGCGGTTGTCGCCTCAGGTGCGTTTAGGGTCGTGGGGTGGTCCTTGCCGGATCTGCCATTCGGCGATCATACGGGTGAACCGATTGAGACGGGCAAACCTGGTCTCACAATCGTCGACCGGATCGCAGTGCATCCGAAGCGGGATCTATGCGCCGTAAGCTACGGCACCGGCCTCGTGATGCTGTCCCGTATCGGGCATCCGGATGAAATGCTGGTGCGTGAGGGCACAGGCTCGGCGGTTACTGCACTGGCCTGGTCTGACGATGGAACGCATCTGGGCATTGGTGGGGAGGACGGCAGTCTGTCGATCGCGACCTTCCCCAAGAACATGTTCAAATAA